One window of Cohnella hashimotonis genomic DNA carries:
- a CDS encoding TetR/AcrR family transcriptional regulator, producing the protein MTPRDDTSSATRKEQILDAAAELFAFQGFYKTTTALVAKAVGVTQPYVFHFFKTKEELFLAVLDRGYRRLVQAFSVVESPSEELVHRMGGAFEELLVTHRNEILLVMQAYAIPEPAIRDEVKSKFAEIHEMVSGRFAQAGIPNAAGEAGMFIGTGLLIALSQILELPRLLPWCEPE; encoded by the coding sequence ATGACACCCAGGGACGATACATCCTCTGCGACGCGCAAAGAACAAATCCTCGACGCGGCAGCCGAGCTTTTCGCTTTCCAAGGATTTTACAAGACGACGACGGCGCTGGTGGCCAAGGCCGTAGGCGTCACGCAGCCCTACGTGTTCCACTTCTTCAAGACGAAGGAGGAGCTGTTCCTCGCCGTGCTGGACCGCGGTTACCGGCGCCTGGTGCAAGCCTTCTCCGTCGTAGAGAGCCCTTCGGAGGAATTGGTCCACCGGATGGGCGGCGCGTTCGAAGAGCTGTTGGTTACGCATCGCAACGAGATTTTGCTGGTCATGCAAGCTTATGCGATTCCCGAGCCGGCGATTCGCGATGAAGTGAAGTCGAAGTTCGCCGAGATCCACGAGATGGTCAGCGGCCGGTTCGCGCAGGCGGGCATTCCGAATGCTGCCGGGGAAGCGGGCATGTTCATCGGGACGGGTCTGCTCATCGCGCTGTCGCAAATCCTGGAGCTACCGAGACTGCTCCCGTGGTGCGAGCCGGAATAA